Within the Candidatus Methylomirabilota bacterium genome, the region CCGGCTTCACGTCGCCGCGCAGTGTCGGCACGGTGCCGGGGATGGCCTCGAGCCTCTGACGCTGCGTCGCCGCCAGATCGATGCGGGGGATCGATCGGAGGAGGCCCTGCGTGTAGGGGTGGAGCGGCTCCTTGAACAGCTCCTTGACCGGCGCCTCCTCCGCGACCTGCGCGCCGTACATGACGATCACGCGCTGCGCCGTCTCGGCGATCACGCCCATGTCGTGGGTGATCAAGAGGATGGCCATGCCGAGCTTCGCCTTGAGCTCGTTCAGGAGCTCGAGGATCTGCGCCTGGATCGTCACGTCGAGCGCCGTCGTCGGCTCGTCGGCGATGAGGAGGTTGGGGTTACACGAGAGCGCCATGGCGATCATGATGCGCTGGCGCATCCCGCCCGAGAGCTGGTGCGGGTACTCCTTCACGCGGCGCTCGGCGTTGGGGATGTGCACGAGCTTGAGCATCTCGATCGTCTTGTCCATCGCGTCGCGGCGGCCGAGACGCTCGTGGAGGCGGACGGCCTCGGCGATCTGCTCCCCGCACGTGAAGACCGGGTTCAGCGAGGTCATCGGTACCTGGAAGATCATCGAGATCTCTTTGCCGCGGATCTTGCGCATCTGGGCGGGGGGCAGCTCGAGGAGGCTCCGGCCGGCGTAGGTGATCGTGCCCTCGACGATGCGGCCGGGCGGCGTGGGGATGAGCCGCATGATCGAGAGCGCCGTGACGCTCTTGCCCGAGCCCGACTCGCCGACGATGCCCAGCGTCTCGCTCTTGTCGATGTAGAGGTCCACCCCGTCGACGGCGCGCACGACGCCCTCGTCGGTGAAGAAGTACGTCTTCAAGCCCTTGACGTCCAGAAGCCGTTCGGCCATGGCTCCCCCTAGAGCTTACCCGTGAGTTCGCCGAGGGCCGCGAGCGCGCGCTCGATGTCCTCGGCGTCGACGTCCTTGTGTGTGACGCAGCGAATCGACGCGGGGCCGATCGCGTGGATCTTGACCTTCGCGGCGGCGCAGCCCGCGACCAGCTCGGCCGTCGTGGCCTGCGCCGCGCCGGGGCCCCGGGGGTGCTCCACCGCGAGGATCACGATGTTCGTCTGCACGTTCGCCGGGTCCACCCGGAGCCGCGGGAGCTTCGCGAGCCCCTCGGCGAGCCGCCGGGCGTTGGCGTGGTCCTCGGCCAGCCGGTCCACCATGCGCTCGAGCGCGACGAGGCCGGCCGCGGCGAGGACGCCGGCCTGCCGCATCCCGCCCCCGACCATCTTGCGGACGCGCCGGGCGCGCGCGATGAAGTCGCGCGCGCCGCACACGACGGAGCCGACCGGCGCGGCGAGGCCCTTCGAGACGCAGAACGTGACCGAGTCGGCGTGGCGCGCGAACTCGGCGGCCGGGCGCCGGAGCGCGACCGCGGCGTTGAAGAGGCGCGCGCCGTCCAGATGGACGGGCACGCCCGCGCCGTGCGCGACCGCGGCGACGGCCTCGATCTCCTCGGGGGTGCAGCAGGTCCCGCCGTGCCGGTTGTGCGTGTTCTCGAGGCAGACGAGCCCCGTCGGCGGGATG harbors:
- a CDS encoding GntG family PLP-dependent aldolase; protein product: MHDVVDLRSDTLTLPTPAMREAMARAEVGDDVWEEDPTVKRLEAVAAERLGKEAGLFVASGTMGNLVSVVSHTRAGQEVVLDLDSHIFNYEVAGSAVIGNVQMRPVKTARGFLSPEQVREALRPANIHIPPTGLVCLENTHNRHGGTCCTPEEIEAVAAVAHGAGVPVHLDGARLFNAAVALRRPAAEFARHADSVTFCVSKGLAAPVGSVVCGARDFIARARRVRKMVGGGMRQAGVLAAAGLVALERMVDRLAEDHANARRLAEGLAKLPRLRVDPANVQTNIVILAVEHPRGPGAAQATTAELVAGCAAAKVKIHAIGPASIRCVTHKDVDAEDIERALAALGELTGKL
- a CDS encoding ABC transporter ATP-binding protein, with translation MAERLLDVKGLKTYFFTDEGVVRAVDGVDLYIDKSETLGIVGESGSGKSVTALSIMRLIPTPPGRIVEGTITYAGRSLLELPPAQMRKIRGKEISMIFQVPMTSLNPVFTCGEQIAEAVRLHERLGRRDAMDKTIEMLKLVHIPNAERRVKEYPHQLSGGMRQRIMIAMALSCNPNLLIADEPTTALDVTIQAQILELLNELKAKLGMAILLITHDMGVIAETAQRVIVMYGAQVAEEAPVKELFKEPLHPYTQGLLRSIPRIDLAATQRQRLEAIPGTVPTLRGDVKPGCRFAPRCQFVMSKCTESDPRLKELRPGHKVACFLY